Proteins found in one Molothrus aeneus isolate 106 chromosome 20, BPBGC_Maene_1.0, whole genome shotgun sequence genomic segment:
- the SRR gene encoding serine racemase isoform X1, translated as MAGRKLLFKCELLQKTGSFKIRGALNAVRSLVEERQRTGRELPRAVVTHSSGNHGQALACAAQAEGIPAYIVVPRTAPQCKQDAIRAYGATLVPCDPSDKSRAETASNVVQQTGGVLVHPNQDLAVIAGQGTIALEVLEQAPQVNAVVVPVGGGGMVAGIAVAIKALRPDVKVFAAEPSNVDDCYQSKVRGELTPNLHPRDTIADAVKTSIGPNTWPIIRDLVDDVLTVSEEEIKRATWLVWERMKLLIEPTAGVGLAAVLSEQFQAVPQDVQNVCIVLCGGNVDLRALTWLTDLSGKAE; from the exons ATGGCCGGCAGGAAGCTGCTCTTCAAGTGCGAGCTCTTGCAGAAGACCGGATCCTTCAAG ATCCGCGGAGCCCTGAACGCCGTGAGGAGCCTCGTTGAGGAGCGGCAGCGCACGGGCCGGGAGCTGCCCCGCGCTGTGGTCACGCACAGCAGCGGCAATCACGGGCAGGCACTCgcctgtgctgcccaggcagAAG GGATTCCTGCCTACATCGTGGTGCCCAGGACTGCCCCGCAGTGTAAGCAAGATGCCATTCGTGCCTATGGTGCCACGCTGGTGCCATGTGACCCCAGTGACAAG TCCAGAGCCGAGACAGCATCCAATGTAGTCCAGCAGACAGGAGGAGTCCTGGTGCACCCCAACCAGGACCTGGCAGTGATTGCAGGGCAAGGCACCATCGCCCTGGAGGTACTGGAGCAG GCACCCCAGGTAAATGCAGTGGTGGTTCCTGTGGGAGGTGGAGGAATGGTTGCAGGAATAGCAGTCGCCATCAAG gctTTGAGGCCGGATGTGAAGGTGTTTGCTGCTGAGCCAAGCAATGTGGATGACTGTTACCAATCCAAGGTCCGAGGGGAGCTGACCCCCAACCTCCACCCGCGGGACACCATCGCAGACGCTGTAAAAACCAGCATCGGGCCCAACACGTGGCCCATCATAAGGGATTTGGTTGATGATGTTCTGACGGTCTCAGAGGAAGAAATCAAG cgAGCCACGTGGCTGGTGTGGGAAAGGATGAAGCTGCTGATTGAGCCAACAGCAGGCGTGGGACTGGCGGCTGTGCTCTCGGAGCAGTTCCAGGCCGTCCCCCAGGACGTGCAGAACGTTTGCATCGTGCTGTGTGGGGGAAACGTGGACCTGAGAGCCCTGACCTGGCTCACAGACCTCTCTGGGAAAGCAGAATGA
- the SRR gene encoding serine racemase isoform X2: MPFVPMVPRWCHVTPVTRAETASNVVQQTGGVLVHPNQDLAVIAGQGTIALEVLEQAPQVNAVVVPVGGGGMVAGIAVAIKALRPDVKVFAAEPSNVDDCYQSKVRGELTPNLHPRDTIADAVKTSIGPNTWPIIRDLVDDVLTVSEEEIKRATWLVWERMKLLIEPTAGVGLAAVLSEQFQAVPQDVQNVCIVLCGGNVDLRALTWLTDLSGKAE, encoded by the exons ATGCCATTCGTGCCTATGGTGCCACGCTGGTGCCATGTGACCCCAGTGACAAG AGCCGAGACAGCATCCAATGTAGTCCAGCAGACAGGAGGAGTCCTGGTGCACCCCAACCAGGACCTGGCAGTGATTGCAGGGCAAGGCACCATCGCCCTGGAGGTACTGGAGCAG GCACCCCAGGTAAATGCAGTGGTGGTTCCTGTGGGAGGTGGAGGAATGGTTGCAGGAATAGCAGTCGCCATCAAG gctTTGAGGCCGGATGTGAAGGTGTTTGCTGCTGAGCCAAGCAATGTGGATGACTGTTACCAATCCAAGGTCCGAGGGGAGCTGACCCCCAACCTCCACCCGCGGGACACCATCGCAGACGCTGTAAAAACCAGCATCGGGCCCAACACGTGGCCCATCATAAGGGATTTGGTTGATGATGTTCTGACGGTCTCAGAGGAAGAAATCAAG cgAGCCACGTGGCTGGTGTGGGAAAGGATGAAGCTGCTGATTGAGCCAACAGCAGGCGTGGGACTGGCGGCTGTGCTCTCGGAGCAGTTCCAGGCCGTCCCCCAGGACGTGCAGAACGTTTGCATCGTGCTGTGTGGGGGAAACGTGGACCTGAGAGCCCTGACCTGGCTCACAGACCTCTCTGGGAAAGCAGAATGA